The nucleotide sequence CTTGGCCCGGCTGAAGGAGGAGCTGCGTGAAGCCTGAGGAGGTGCGCGAGCTGCTGCCGCTGTATGCCCTGGGGGCGCTGGAGCCAGCCGAGCGGGAGCGCCTCGAGGCCGCCCTGGAGCGCTACCCCGAGCTCTGGGCCGAGGCCAGGGCCCTCCTGGAGACCGCCGCCGACCTGGCCCAGCTTCCCCCGCCGGCCCCCGTTCCGCCGGGCCTGGAAGCGCGGGTGCTGGCCCAGGTGCGCCCCTCCCGCCGGCCCTGGCCCCTCTGGCTGGCCCGGGCTGCGGCAGCGCTTTTGTTGCTGGGCCTGGGGTATGGGGGTGGCTGGGGGGCCTTCTGGCTCCTCTCCTTGCGCGACCCCCAGACCCAGGTGCTCACCCTGGCCAACCCCCAGGGCCAGGGCGTGGGCCGGGCCATCCTGCGCCCCGACCGGCGGGTTCTCATCCTGCTCGACCGGTGGCCCCCCCAGGGTCAGGTCTTCCAGGCCTGGGGCCTGGCCCGGGGCAGCCCGGTACCGCTGCCCACCTTCCGCACCCCCCTCAAGAGCCTGCGCCTGCCCCCAGAGGCCCAGGCGGTGGCGGTCTCGCTCGAGCCCCCCGGCGGCAGCCCCCAGCCCACCACCCTGCTGGGCCTGCCGCAGTAGTTAATCCAAAATGCCCTCCTCCTGCGAACGGCAGGGTGGAGGTGCAAAATGGAAACGCAACCCCAAAACCTGGCTCGTCGGCAGTTCGTTAAGGTCATGACCCTGGCCGGTCTCTCCACCGCCCTGGCCCACAGCCTGGTGGGGCAGGCCCTGGCCCAGTCGCAGGGGGTGAGCGACCTGGACGTGCTCAACCTGGCCCTCACCGCCGAGTACCTGGCCACCGACGCCTACACCCGGGCCCTCACGGTGGGCTTCCCCGGCGAGATTCGGGACTACCTGGCCGAGGCCCTCAAGCACGAGGAGGCCCACGTCAAGGCCCTCACCGACACCATCCGGGGCCCCTTCAACGCCACCCCGGTAGCCCGCCCGCAGTTCACCTACGGCGAGCTGCAGTTCAACGCCGCCAACCGGCTCAAGGTGCTGGAGACCCTGGTGGCCCTCGAGACCGCCTTCACCGGGGCTTATTTGGGGGCCATCCCCCTTATCCAGAACAAGGCCGTGCTCTCGGCGGCGGCCAGCATCGCCATGAACGAGGAGGCCCACCTGGCCATCCTGCGCGACGCGGTGCTGAGCCTGGGCGGGCGGGTGGAAGGCCCGCAGACCCCGGTGGGCCGGGCCTTCGCAGCGGCCATCACCCCCCAGCAGGCCACCCAGGCGGTGCAGGGCTTCATTCGGCGCTAGGCGGGAGGCCAGATGAAGCGGCGGCTGTTCCTTACTGGCCTGGGCGCCGGCCTGCTTGGGCTGGGCCTGGTTCGGGCCCAGATGGGCGGCGTGGTGCGGGCGGTGGTGCTGAGCGGGGCCGAGGTGGTGCCCACCCCGGTCAGCACCCCGGCTTTGGCGGTGGTGCGGCTCGAGCTGGTGGGCTCCACCCTCACCCTGCAAGGGGCGGTGGCCAACCTGGCCGGGGCCTTTCGCGACTACACCCGCGACCCGGTGGACGACCCGGCCCTGAACGCCCGCCTGACCAGCGCGGTGCACCTGCACCGCGGCCCCAGAGGGCAAAACGGCCCCTTGCTGCAGGCCCTCAAGGTCTCGAGCGCCCCCGATGGCAGGAGTGCCACCTTCATGGACCGGATAGAGCTTAGCCTGGACGACCTGAACCGGCTCTACAGGGGCGAGCTCTACTTCGACATCCACACCTCGGCTTTCCGGGCCGGGGAGCTGCGGGGGCAGATTCAAATCTAGGAGAACGAAATGAACCGCAGGGAGATGCTGAAGCAAACCGGCTTGATGGGAACCGGGCTGGTGTTGGGTGGGGTGATGGGCGCCTGTGCCACCACCCCGGGCATGAGCCAAAGCCCCAACCAGGATGTGGCCATTCTCAACTTTGCGCTGAACCTGGAGTACCTGGAGGCCGCCTTTTACCTGGCCGCTGTGGGGCGGATCGCCGAGCTTAGAAGCATCGGTGGCAACGCCGAGATCCGTCTGCCCATGGGCTTCGATGGCACCAGCCCGGTGCCTGGGATGAGCCAGGAGGTGCTCGAGTACGCCCAGGAAATTGCTGAAGATGAGCTCGCCCACGTGCGCTTTTTGCGTCAGGCTTTGGGTTCGGCTGCGGTAGATCGGCCGGTCATCGACCTTGACCAAGCCTTCCGAGCTGCCGGGAGCGCCGCCAGCAACGGAGCCATCAGCAACTTCAACCCCTTTGCCAATGAGCTTTTCTTCATCCATGGGGCCTTCATTTTCGAAGATGTAGGGGTCACCGCCTACAAGGGAGCAGCCCGGCTCATCACCGACAAAAACAATGTGCTGGACCCTGCCGCAGGTATCCTAGCTGTGGAAGCCTACCATGCAGGGATCATCCGGCTGCTTCTCCACGAGCGCAAGGATATGACGGTCACCCCCAGCCTGACCGTAGAGCAGGTGGTGCAGGCCATCAGCAACCTGCGCGCCGGTGTGGGTGGGGGCAAGGACGAGGGGATTACCAAGATGGGGCAGGCCAACCTGGTGGCCGCCGATGCCAACGCCATAGCCTACGGGCGCACCACCAGCGAGGTGCTCAAGATCGTTTACCTTACCGGCAACGCCGGCGTGAGCGCCGGAGGGTTCTTCCCCAACGGCCTAAACGGCAGCATCAAGACCACCTGATACTGTTGGTTTCCCACGGGAAGCGCTTCTCGCTGACCAGCTTGCGCTCCCGTGGGAAACCTGCACCCACAGCATTATCCACACCCTCAAGCGGCCCGCTGATTCAGGCTCTGGTCGTCAACGCAAAGCGATCCTACACAGAAAAATGCAGGTGTGTAGGTGACTGCGTTTGGCACGAATCCGCCATAGTTGTATCGCGCCCTTCACAAACCTTACCGCCCATCCGAACGGCATGCCTCCAAGTCGGACGGCTCAAAAAAAGAGCACCCTATGGTAGTCGGTGACGACTCCCCGTTCTGGAGAACGGGGCTTCTCGGTTCTCACGGGACGGCCCTTGCCGTGCCCATCCCCGAAGGCTCCGTCCGAGCCCTGGCCAGGATGTTCAGCGCTGCGGCCACGTCCCGGTGCTGGTGGGCGCCGCACCGGGGACAGGTGTACTCCCGCACCCAGAGAGGGCGTTTTTCTCTGTAGCCGCACACCGGACAATCCTGGCTGGTGTATTTTGGGTCTACCTTGACTAAGGCGGTTGTTGCCGCAGCGAATATGCGCGGGAAGCGCTTACTTGCCACTCCCCTTCGATCTTGAAAACCCAAGCTACTCTGCACCCTACACAGCGCTCGCACCTTCGGTCTCGAGCGCCTCTTTTCGCACCTCTTCCTCGGGCTGGCCTGCCGGGTACTGGCCGTTGAAGCAGGCCAGGCAGACCGGCCCTCCAATGGCCTCGCGCACCCCGGCCTCGCTCAGAAAGGCCAGCGAGTCGGCCCCAATGAGGGTGCGAATCTCCTCCACCGTGTGGGTGGCAGCCACCAGCTCTTTGCGGGCGGCGGTGTCAATGCCGTAGTAGCAGGGGAACCTGATGGGGGGCGAGGAGATGCGCACGTGCACCTCGGTGGCCCCGGCCTCGCGCAAGAGCTGCACGATGCGCCCCGAGGTGGTGCCCCGCACGATGGAGTCGTCCACCAGCACCACCCGCTTGCCCGCTACCGCAGGCGTGGCGGCGAGCTTCAGCTTGACCTTCAGGTCGCGCATCTCCTGGGTGGGCTGGATGAAGGTGCGGCCAGCATAGGGGTTCTTGTGCAGCCCGTAGTCGAAGGGAATCCCCGAAACCCGGCTGTAGCCGATGGCCGCCCCGATGCCCGAGTCCGGCACCGGCACCACCAGATCGGCCTGGGCTGGGGCCTCCTGGGCCAGCACCTCGCCCATGCGTACCCGGGCCGGATGGGTGGGGATGCCGTCCAGGGTGGCATCGGCCCGGGCAAAGTAAATCCACTCAAAGGCGCAGGGGGTGGGGCGGGGCTCGAGCACCTGCCAGGAGGAAAGCCCCCCCGCCTCGTCCACCCAGACCAGCTCACCGGGCCGCACATCGCGCACGAACTCCGCCCCCATCAGGGCCAGCGCCGGGGGTTCGGAAGCAAAAACCCAGCCGCCGTTGGACAAGCGCCCAATCACCAAAGGCCGCACCCCGTTGCCATCCCGCAGGGCCAGCACGGTGCGCCGATCGGTGATGACCACGCTGAAGCCGCCCTTTAGCTCGCGCATCGCCCGGGCGGTGGCCTCCACCAGGTTGAGCTTGGCGTAGCGGGCAATCAGGTTGATCATCACCTCGGTGTCGTTGGTGGTCTGGAAGACCGCGCCATGCTCCAGGAGTTCCTGGCGAATCTTCATGGCGTTCACGAAGTTCCCGTTGTGGGCGATGGCCAGAATCCCCTTGGAGCTGCGGACACTTAGGGGCTGGGCGTTGAAGCGCAGGTTAGAACCGGTGGTGGAGTAGCGGGTGTGCCCGATGCCCAGGTTGGCCCCAGAGATACGCAAGCGCTGCATCCGGGCCTCGTCGAAGACCTGCGTAACCAGGCCCAGGTCTTTTTCAATCACCAGGTCTTTGCCGTTCGAAACGCAAATCCCAGCCGCCTCCTGGCCCCGGTGCTGCAGCGCGAAAAGCCCGAGCTGCAAAAGGTCGGCCACCGGCAGGGGCTCGGGCGACCACAAGCCCAGCACACCGCATTCCTCCTGGGGTTTGTCCACAGGGCTCACGGCAACACCTCCCGCAAAGGGGATTCCCAGGCCTCCCGGAGCTCCTCCAGGCTCCACTCCAGCCGTTCCCTGGGCAAAAGCAGGGTTAGGCACTCCCCCCCCACCTGGCCCAGCACCTGGTAGGGCAGCCCCATCTCCTCCAGCAGCCCCACGGCTTCCTGGAGCCGGTCTGGGGCCACGGTGAAGAGCACGCGGCCCGCAGCCTCACCGAACAAAAGGGCATCGGGGCGCTGGCGGCTGCGCAGCTCGAGGACCGCCCCTAGACCCCTGGGGAAACACATCTCGGCCAGGGCCACCGCCAGCCCCCCCTCGGCCACGTCGTGGGCGGTGCGGGTTAGGCCCCGGGCAATCAAGGCGCGAATGGCGGCCTGGACCCTCCGCTCATGCTCCAGGTCGAGAGGCGGGGGGCTTCCCGCCTCCAGTCCGTGCACCACCCACAGGTACTCCGAGGCCCCCAGGTGGCCCTCTAGATGCCCGATGAGCACGACCACCTCCCCCTCCTTGCGGAAGCCCAGCTCGGCCCGCCGCTCCACCTCCTCCAGAAGTCCCACCACCCCCACCATGGGGGTAGGGGGAATACGGTGGTTGGGGCCCTCGTTGTAAAGCGAAACGTTTCCCGAAACCACCGGTATGCCCAGGGCCCGGGAGGCCTCAGCCAGGCCCCGTATGGTTTCAGAGAGCTCGAAGTAGCCCTCCGGGGTCTCAGGATTGCCACAGTTGAGGCCATCGGTGTAGGCGAGCGGCCTACCGCCCACCACACTCACGTTGCGGGCCGCCTCGGCCAGGGCGTGCATGGCCCCCAGGCGGGGAGAGAGCTTGCTGTAGCGGGGGTTGGCGTCCACCTTGACCGCAATACCCCGCCGGGTGCCCTTGATGCGCAAAATGGCCGCATCGCCCCTGCCGGGCACCAGCACGGTGTTGGTGCCCACCTGGTGGTCGTAGCGCTCGAAGACGGGGGCCCGGCTGCACAGGTTGGGGGAAGACAAAAGCCTGGGCAAAAGGTCGTGCAGGCCAGCAGGCAAGGGCAGTTGGTCCAGCTCAACCGCGCGCAGCTCCCGTATGGCGGGGTCTTCCCGGCCCTCGCGGGTGTAGGTGGGGCAGTCGGCCAGGGCGTGGGTGGGCACCTCGGCCAGCACCTGCCCCCCAGCCTTGACCCGGAAAACCGGCTCGGCAACCACCCACCCTATTCGCACCGCGTCCAAACCGAATCGCTGCGCCAAAGCCTCCAGCGCTTTTTCCTTGCCTGGCCGGGGCACCAGCACCATCCGCTCCTGCGACTCCGAAAGCATGAGCTCGAGGGGCGTCATCCCCTCCTCCCGCCGGGGCACCCGGTCCAGGTTCAGCTCAATGCCCAGCCCCGACTTGTGGGCCATCTCCGAAAGGGAGGAGGTGAGACCGGCAGCCCCCATGTCCTGCACGCCCTCCACCAGGTCCTGCTGGATGGCGGCCAGGGTGAGCTCCATGGTCAGCTTGCCCAGAAAAGGGTCGCCCACCTGCACGCTTGGGCGCTTGGACTCGTTCTCCTCGGAAAGCTCCTCCGAAGCAAAGGCCGCCCCCCCAATGCCGTCGCGCCCGGTCTTGGCCCCCACGTAGTAGACCGGGCGCCCCAAGGAGGCCCGGCTCCGCTTGAGCGCCCCTACCGGCAGAAGCCCCACGCACATGGCGTTGACCAGGGGGTTTTCCTGGTAGTCCGGGTGGAAGTAAACCTCCCCCCCCACCGTGGGCACCCCGATGGCGTTGCCGTAGTGGGCAATCCCCTCCACCACCCCCCGCACCAGATAGCGGGTGCGGGCGTCCTCCGGCCTGCCGAAGCGCAGCGAGTTCAAAAGGGCAATGGGCCGGGCCCCCATGGCCATGATATCGCGGATGATGCCCCCTACCCCGGTGGCCGCCCCCTGGACGGGCTCGACCGCCGAGGGGTGGTTGTGGCTCTCAATCTTGAAGGCCACCGCCCAGCCCTCGCCGATATCCACCACCCCGGCGTTCTCCCCGGGGCCCTGCAGCACCGCCGGCCCTTCCTTGGGCAAGAGCTTGAGCAGGGGGCGGGAGTTCTTGTAGGAGCAGTGCTCGCTCCACATCACCTTGAAGAGGTAGAGTTCCAGCCGGTTGGGCTCGCGTCCTAAAAGGCGCACTATCTCCCGGTACTCCTGGGGGGGGATACCGGTTTCCTGGAGCAAAAGCGTTTCTTCCATCACAAAGCCTGGGGGGTGTGCACTCCACCCAAAAGAGGGATGAGTTCCAGATGGTTGGCGATGCGGGCAGTGGGCTCAGGGTTGCCGTTGCGGTGGGTGTGGCCGGTGTAGAGCACCGCCCAGGGGTAGCCCGTGGCAAAGGCCCCGGCGATATCGGTGCGGGGAATGTCCCCAACATGCAGGGCCTCCTCGGGTCGGGCTCCCATCTCGTCCAAAGCGGCCAGGAAGGCCTCCGGCTTGGGCTTCACCACCCCGGTCTGGTCGGAGAAAGAGAAGCCGCTGAAGAGGTGGTGGAGCTTGTGGCGCTTCAGGTGCTCTTCCAGGATGCGGCCGGTGGCAATGCTGGTGTCGGAGACGATGCCCAGCTTGTAGCGCTGGGCCAGGTTGGGCAGCGCCTCCAGCACCCCCGGCAAGGGCACCAGGTCTCCTTTCAGGCTGGCCTCCACGATGCGCTGGGCGGTGAGGGCAATATGCCCCTCGTCGTAGGGCAGGCCCAGGTAACCGAAGATGCGGGCCACCCGGTCGAAGGGGGTCATCACCTGCTCGGCCAGCCAGGCAGCCTCAAAGTCAAGAGCAGCCTGGCGCCAGGCCTCCATCACCGCATCAATTTCCACCGAGACCCCAGCCTCAGAGGCTGCATCCAGAAGAATCTCGTTGCGCAGGTGCTTGATGGCCCCGGCGTACTCCGGCCCCTCGATGAACAGGGTGCCCCAAAAGTCGAAGGTAATGGCCCTGGGTGTCATACCTACCTCCTACACCATAACCTCGAGCGCTGCCCTCAGGCTCTGAAAAAGACCGAGCCCATCCGTGCTCCCCAGCAGCTCTTCGACCGCCCGCTCCGGGTGGGGCATCATTCCCAGCACATTGCCCCGCTCGTTCACGATACCTGCGATGTCGTTCAGAGAACCATTGGGGTTGTAGTCCCTCCTATCCAAGGGCCGGTCGGCGGGCACGTAGCGGAAGACCACCTGGCGGTTTTGCTCCAGGCGCTCCAAGGTGGCCCCATCGGCATAGTAGCGCCCCTCGCCATGGGCTATGGGCAGCCTTAGGACCTGGTGCGGCTGGTAGGCCCGCGTGAAGGGCAGATCGGTGCGCTCGACCCGCAAGAAAACTTCCTTGCAGGTGAAGTGCAGGTTGGTGTTGGCCAGCAAGGCCCCCGGCAGAAGCCCGGCCTCGGTGAGCACCTGGAAGCCGTTGCAGATGCCGATGACCGGATAGCCCTGAAGGGCCAGCCGGCGCACCTCCTGCATCACCGGCGAGAACTTGGCCAAAGCCCCGGCCCGCAGATAGTCGCCGTAGGAGAACCCCCCCGGCAGCAGCACGGCCTGGAAGCCCTCCAGGTTTCTCTCGGTGTGCCAGACCAGCTCGGCCCTGAGCCCCACCTGCCCCAGGGCCCAGACCGCGTCCTGGTCGCAGTTGGAACCGGGAAACTGGACCACCGCCACCCTCATACCAGCGCCCGCACCCCCTCCACCACATAGACCTCCATCACCGGGTTGGCCAGGGCCTTCCCAATGGCCTCGGCCGCAGCCCGGGCCTCGGCCTCGTTCGGGGCCTCCAGCTCCATCTCCAGCACCCGGCCCACCCGTACGTTCCCCACCGGGTACCCAAGGCCCTGCAGCACCCCCTCCACCGCCCGGCCCTGGGGGTCGAGGATGCCTTCTTTGAGCTCAATCAGGAGGGTCAGGTGGTATCTCATACCGGCTTGGGCTCCTCCAGCACGCGCCGCAAAACCTCCTGGTAGGCCTCCTCCACCCCCCCCAGGTCGCGGCGGAAGCGGTCCTTGTCCATCCGCTCCCCCGTCCCCACCTCCCAAAGCCGCATGGTGTCGGGGGAAATCTCATCGGCCAGCACCAGGCGGCCTTCTGGGAGGCGGCCGAACTCGAGCTTGAAGTCCACAAGCTCGAGCCCCCGCCGGGCAAAATAATCCCCCAAAAGCGTATTCACCCGGAGCGCCAGCGCCCTGATATCCGCCAGCCCCTCCCTGTCTGCAAGCCCCAGGGCCAGCGCGGCCTCCTCACAGATTAGGGGGTCGCCCAGGGCGTCGTTCTTGTAGGAAAACTCCACCAGCGGAAAAGGCAAAACCCGCCCCTCCTCCACCCCGTAGCGCCGGGCAAAGCTGCCCGCCGCGCGGTTGCGCACAATCACCTCCAGCGGCACGATCTCCACCCGCCGCACCAACATCTCCCGCTCGGAGAGCTCCCGGACAAAGTGGGTGGGCACCCCGTGGGCCTCCAGATGGCGGAAGAGGGCGGCAGACACCTGGTTGTTGACCGCGCCCTTTCCCGCAATCTCCCCTCGCTTCTGGCCGTTGAAGGCGGTGGCCTCGTCCTTGAAGTAGACCCGCACGGTGCCCGCCTCGGCCCCGGGGTAGAGGATCTTGGCTTTTCCCTCGTAAAGCTTCTCCATTTTTACCAGTCTATCGCTAAAGCCCGAACCGGGCGTAGATGGCGTCCACATGGCGCAGGAAGTAGCCGGGGTCAAAGGCCCGGGCCAAGGCCTCACCCTTGAGGGGGCAGTGGGGGTCGGCCTCGAGCAGGGCCCGGAAGTCCAGCCCCTCGGCCCAGCTTTTGAGGGCGTTGCGCTGCACCACCTCATAGGCCTGGGCGCGTTCCAGGCCGCTCTCGATGAGCAGGTTCAGCACCCGCTGGGAGTAAACGAGGCCACGGGTGAGCTCGAGGTTCCTCCGAACGTTCTCCTCATAGACCGTAAGCCCCTCCAAAACCCGCCCCAAGCGGCGCAGCAGGTAGTGGGCCAGGGTGGTGGAGTCGGGCAGGACCACCCGCTCCACCGAGCTGTGCGAGATGTCCCGCTCGTGCCAGAGGGCCACGTTCTCCAACCCGGCTTGCAAGTTGCTCCTCAAAAGCCGGGCCAGCCCCGAGATGTTCTCCAGAGCCACCGGGTTCTTCTTGTGGGGCATGGAGGAGGAGCCGGTCTGCTTGTAGGCAAAGGGTTCCTGGGCCTCCAGGACCTCGGTGCGCTGCAGGTGGCGCAGCTCCACCGCGATGCGCTCGAGGTTGGCCCCCAGGATCGCCAGGGCGCTCAAAAGCTCGGCGTGCCGGTCCCGCGGCACCACCTGGGTAGAGACCTGTTCAACGGCAAAGCCCAGCCGCTCGGCCACGTACTGCTCCACCCCGGGCTCCACATGGGCGTAGTTGCCCACCGAGCCCGACAGCATGACCACCCGCAGCCCCCTCCGCGCCCGCTCCAACCGCTCAGCATCCCGCAGAAGCGCGGCGTAGAAGGAAAGAAAACGCAGGCCAAAGCTGGTGGGCTCGGCATGGACCCCATGGGTGCGCCCCACCGCGGGCAGGTGCTTGTAGCGCAGGGCCAAGCCCTTGAGGAGGTCCTGCACCTGCGCCAGCTCCCCTAGCACCAAGGCCAGCGCCTGGTCCAGCAAAAGGTTTTGCGCGGTATCCACCACGTCGCTGCTGGTGAGGCCCAAGTGCAGCCAGCGGGCCACCTCGGCCTGGCCCGTCCACTCCGTAAGGGCCCGGGTGAAGGCCACGATGTCGTGCCGGGTCTCGGCCTCGATGGCCTCCACCCGCGCCGCGAAGGCTTCGTCCAGGGGCTTCTCTTCCAAGGCGCGCCGCAGCTTTAGGGCCGTGCCCACCGGCACCTGGCCCAGCCGCTCCCAGGCCTCCAGGGCCAGCAGCTCTACCTGGGCCCAGGCCTGGTAGCGACGAACCTCGCTCCACAACGCCTGCATCTCTGGGGTTTGGTAGCGTGCAATCACCGGTTGGCACTCCTTGAAGCTAGCCCTGTTTTCCTTCCTGCCATACCGTCCCTCACACCAAACAACGCCCCAAGCCTACCACAGGCTGCTCCCAGGCGGGACCTTGAGCCACAGAAGCGGATAGTATGGGGCCATGATCCGCGCCGTCCTCTTCGATGTGGGCGATACCCTGATCCTGGGGCATCCCAAACTTTGGCTGTGGCCCCTTCTGGAGGCCCGGGGCCTGGCGGCGAAGGCCGACCCCACGCGCCTGCCCCAGGCCACCCGCGAGGCCTATGCCCACTACGCCCTGCACCACATGCAGGCCACCGATGAGGCCACCGCCTTGGCCTTCTGGCGCTCCTTTCACCGCAGAATCATGGAGGGGATAGGTCTGGGGGAGCACGCCGAAGCGGTGGCCGACTACCTGGCCCAGAACTGGCAGAACCCCCAGGTCTGGCCCGTGACCCCGGGGGCCAGGGAGGCGCTGGCCGAGCTCCGGGGGCTGGGCTTCAAACTCGGGGTGGTCTCCAACTGGGACTGGACCCTGCCGGGGGTTTTGCGCGCCACCGGTCTGGCAGAGTTTTTCGATTACATCGGGGTCTCGGCCCTGGAAGGGGTGGCCAAGCCGGACCCGAGGTTCTTCGCCATCGTGCTAGAAGCGCTGGGGGTAAGGCCTGCAGAGGCCGTTCACGTGGGCGACTCAAAGGATGACATCCAGGGCGCACGGGCCGCTGGGGTACACCCCCTGCTCTTTGACCCCTACCGGCGGAACCCCCACGCCATGGGCGAGCTGGCCCAGGTGGTGGCCTACGTTGCCAGGCGGGCCGGAATTGACGTCCCTACTCAAAACCCGAAAGACTGAGCCTATGAGCGTGCGCAAGGCCATCTGGGGCGAGAATTTCGAGGCCATCGAGGCCGCCCTCAGCGAAGCCGACCCCGACCTCTACGGCTACATCCGCGACTTCGTCTACGAAGAGGTGCTGGCCCGACCCGGGCTGGACCTCAAGACCCGCGAGCTTCTAGCCATCACCAGCCTGATCGCCCTGGGGGCCCCAAAGGAGATCGCCACCCACCTCGAAGGAGCCCTGCGCAACGGGGCCAGCGAGCAGGAGGTGCGGGAGACCATCATCCAGTCGGCCATCTTCGTGGGCTTTCCCCGCGCCCTGGCAGCCATGAAAACCTTCCAGGCCCTCCTGCGCAAGCGAAAGGAACCGAGGAGGGGTTAGACCCCCTCTGCCCTGTAGCCCTTCTCCCCCACGGCCAGGCGGGCCAGCGGGTTTTGGGGCTCGTGGGCAAAGCAGAGCAGGTAGCCCTCTGCAAGCCAGCGCTCGTAGAGGCGCCTGCGGGTCTCCAGCGTGGTCATGGGGTAGAGGTCGAAGGCGGGGATGTAGGGCAGGGGAACCTGGGCCCTGAGGGCCACCAGGTCGCCGGTGTAGGCCAGCCGCTGCCCTTCGGACTCG is from Meiothermus sp. QL-1 and encodes:
- the purB gene encoding adenylosuccinate lyase; the protein is MIARYQTPEMQALWSEVRRYQAWAQVELLALEAWERLGQVPVGTALKLRRALEEKPLDEAFAARVEAIEAETRHDIVAFTRALTEWTGQAEVARWLHLGLTSSDVVDTAQNLLLDQALALVLGELAQVQDLLKGLALRYKHLPAVGRTHGVHAEPTSFGLRFLSFYAALLRDAERLERARRGLRVVMLSGSVGNYAHVEPGVEQYVAERLGFAVEQVSTQVVPRDRHAELLSALAILGANLERIAVELRHLQRTEVLEAQEPFAYKQTGSSSMPHKKNPVALENISGLARLLRSNLQAGLENVALWHERDISHSSVERVVLPDSTTLAHYLLRRLGRVLEGLTVYEENVRRNLELTRGLVYSQRVLNLLIESGLERAQAYEVVQRNALKSWAEGLDFRALLEADPHCPLKGEALARAFDPGYFLRHVDAIYARFGL
- a CDS encoding HAD family hydrolase encodes the protein MIRAVLFDVGDTLILGHPKLWLWPLLEARGLAAKADPTRLPQATREAYAHYALHHMQATDEATALAFWRSFHRRIMEGIGLGEHAEAVADYLAQNWQNPQVWPVTPGAREALAELRGLGFKLGVVSNWDWTLPGVLRATGLAEFFDYIGVSALEGVAKPDPRFFAIVLEALGVRPAEAVHVGDSKDDIQGARAAGVHPLLFDPYRRNPHAMGELAQVVAYVARRAGIDVPTQNPKD
- a CDS encoding carboxymuconolactone decarboxylase family protein, producing the protein MSVRKAIWGENFEAIEAALSEADPDLYGYIRDFVYEEVLARPGLDLKTRELLAITSLIALGAPKEIATHLEGALRNGASEQEVRETIIQSAIFVGFPRALAAMKTFQALLRKRKEPRRG